The DNA segment TGAACTGAGACCAATACTCGTACAAACTCTCTTGGTCTCTTTGCATTATACCCGAAATCTCCTTCCGGATGTAGTCGGTCTTCTACGGTGGGAAGAATTTATCTAAAAACTCTCTTCTCAAGAAATCCCAATTGGTAGCAATCTCATCCGGTAGCGAATAAAATCATGTCTTTGCTTGCGCttcaagagagaaagggaaggcaaaaaccGTGATAGCCACCTCATCGGCTCCATGTCTTCGAGCCGTAGAACAAGCAACTTGAAAATTCTTTAGATGTCGGATGTGGTCTTGACCCGTCAACCCATGATACTTAGGTAGTAGATTTATTAAGCTACTcttcaattcaaaatttggATCAAGGTTAGGATACCTTGCTTGCAATGGTTGAAGTACAATATCCGAAGCTCCTTGCTCATGTAAAGTGATCCGGCGTGGCTCCGCCATGTATGGTTCACCTGTAGGATGCAAAGATGTATTAGTAGTACCAACAGAAGAATAGGAAGTAGCGGACTCCAAGTCACTCTCGATACTGTCTAGTGATTCGGTATGTTTCTCAAGAGAGGCCGAAGTACTAGCCGTATAGTCCAACCGCCATCTAGCTTGCCGAGTGTGTAacaaagttctttcaatctcgAGATCAAAATCGGCTAAGCTAGAATTCGGTTGAGACCGAGTCATCAAACTTGAGAGTCAtagcacaaaaataaaagaagctaAACTATAGCTAAGTATTGAAAGCAAATAAACTAtctacaatattcacatattcacataaccaatatcaaggCATATGTTGCAaccattccccggcaacggcgccaaaaatttgatcgACACGGGAATTGCGTCGGAAGAGAACTTCTCAATGGAGTTgggttgcaagtatagctctaccaacaacaatcctcgaggatcaaatttagaaaggacttggttgtcacaagttcaaccccaataaagtaaccaaagtattcaaacttcgggtcatctcacaaggaatgggcaaacatgtgcTTCAACATTGGTTAGAAATCCGAAGTTGTGAATCatgagcaagaaagtaaactaggAATCTTAGCAAACAAGTAATCTAAAGTGCAGAGAACTAATTCAAATAACTAAGCAAGATGTGAGCAATTCCAAACTAAGAATACAACATTCAATATAATTCTACTCTCAACTAAACAATAACTATAACTAACACAAGACAATTAAGAATTTGggttttcaaatatgaataataaaagcaaCTCTTGGCTAGGCATGGAAATTGGGGTCACTATccttgtctaataaccatatcttgacaattatgaggaaccaaaCCCATGAAGTCTACTTCTATACTGAAGTATGTTAAATGGTTTGgtcaacatcaacccataaggtctaacctcactactaattaacctagtagtagACTAGTGTCAATggttatcaaattgaccactaggggttcccaaatcatcaaatccattAGATCCAATGACTTAAGTTTACCCAATTCCTTtggcctaggccaagagtaaaaagaactactccataatcaaggtaaacaattcatcaaacacatggtaaGCATTAGCAAAAGACATGTTCAAATTGCAATTAgattgaaattaacaaatacCAACTAACAAGTATCAACATACCATcactcaaacaacacaattaatCATATAAATCATCAATGTAACATCAACAAAGCAAGATTCACAACATTCATGCAATAGGTATAAAGTAACAATTGACAAGAATTCATAAAACTAACACAAGATCTAAGGAAAATTATACTAAGGAATTCAAATTAAACCATCAAAACTAGTAATTAACAAGATCTAATTCAGAATTTAACAAGGGAAGATCAAATGAAAGCTAGATCTAGAGAGGAGcaagagtttctctctctagaaggaCAAAGAATCcccaaaaactaaaaaaatgtgTCTTAGTGTAAAATGATTGATCCCCCCTTCTCCCTAGCATCCTTGGGTCTTTTTCCATGCAGAAATAGCTTGAAATTGGGCCTAATGAGCCTCAAAAATTACTAGGCACGATtttctttaatgaggtcacgtgcagcTTCTCGCGCGTGCGCGCCACGCGTGCGTGTGCGCCGATTGCTTTTGTGatctacgcgtgcgcgccaagtgcgcgtgcgcgttgGTTGGAATTCTCTGGCCTGATGTGTCCATCCTTGCGCGCCGCTTCCAGCTATcctcatccacgcgtgcacgtgatgtgcgcgtgcgcgtcggtgTTGCAGTTCCCAAAATCCAAATCTCCATGTTCCTTCCTCttgtgcatgctttctttctctcttctaggccattcttaccctattaattctgaaatcactcaacaaatacgtCACGGCATCGAGTGGCAATAAAAGAGGATCAAAATATAGCAATTTTAAgacaaaataagcatgttttctatgatggagcaatattaggaagtgaacacaaaaccatgcatttcttgtgaataagtgcgagaaatattgacaaaaacccccaaattaagcacaagataaaccacaaaattggggtttatcacggTACTGCCGGCTTAAGCACCGATATGCATTCTTACAAAAATCTTTCGCAAAAGATACATTTTCGAACttagaaaaattcattgaaatcaaatttcacctttatattttaaaaaaaataattttatattttcgaaCCCATTctgtataattaaattattattttattaaaacgaTTTTACGTGAAAATTCTTGTTCTTACATCCTCCCATCCTATTTAGAAATTTTGTCTccaaaatttgaattattttattgCTCATAATAATATGATGTTTCTTTATCTCCAACTCGATTCATAGATTATTTATAGATCTTGTTAACATGTGtcttaaagatatattttaaaatattagaaaaaatattttagtagaAGTTATTGAAAAGATaacatttttgtatttttaatatattttgatacataaaaaaatttaaaaatcttctattattttattcttaaaatatgtTCTTCAgacaaaaattaactaaatctattattttttaggcaaagttatttatttatttaatgcatttttttcaaaaaatttaagaaatgaGTAAAGtattgattttgttttcaatatttaaggtaagttttaaagttgttcttaaAGTTTAAATCATCCTATTTAAAtctctaacgtttcaaaatcatcTCAGTGTCGTCCTGCCATTAGTAATCTATTAATAGAATTGACGATAGGACAACAATAAGACTATTTTGAAACGTTAAGAACTTAAAGAAGACAAAAATATTGGAGACAAAAATCATACAttactcttaaaaaaattaccaaatcaaGTAAAATAATAGTGAGTTTTAACGGAATGAATTGCATAATCAATTCAAGATTTTTATCCATGCTAGTAGATAAATtttcaagaaaggaaaaaaagaacatgttatttatataataaagtataaattatactttttatcTCTAATATATTAAACTtctttaatgattaatttaattaaaatttgtttttaacttctaaataaattttaattttttttttccttcaataagttcaaatttttttataatagataattattcaatttattttttattcatatctaaataaattactcttaatcatatttttttattttaaataaatttatgtaaaaaaataatattattgaaggataaaattaaaatatattttaaaattaaaaaaatatttatttaaattaaatattaaaaaagttcgatatattagagacaaaaagatataatttatactttattatatatgtatcatgcacttttttagataaaaattttgaatttataatacACTTCATTCCATTAaaatttactttcattttactTGATTTGATAAttcttctaaaaataatatattatttttattcctaACATTTTCGTCTCATTTAAGTgcctaacattttaaaatcgtctcaattcattttgtttttagttgctttcgGAATCTCCTAACCTGACATATCAAAGACTAATTCATCACAGATCTGAGATCTATTTAAGGGTCTTATCTATCGCTGGCCAATAGGTTATTACATGCACAAGACAGAATTTAAACACCAACAGTAAACTGACCACTCGGCCAacccaaattaattttttactctttACTTTGTTTTGGGTGATATACTctttactttttctttggtAATGATATACTCTTTACTTTactcaaaaaataaagtattgtttttgtccaTAACATTTTAATCGTATCCTATTTAAGTTctttaacgtttcaaaattaactcaatGCTGTCCTACCGTTAGAAatctgttaacagaattgacgacAGAACAAAATTAAggcgattttgaaacgttaagaacttaaataggacgaaaacattggagacaaaaacgatacatagaaataaattttaattttatcttttaataatatcaattttttactatacatagtatttaattatttttttaatcacatctaagtaaattacacttaatcacattactttcattctaaataatttttttataattttacgcttaaactaatgtaattttttataaataaataaattttatatttttattctaaataaataatgtaatgagattagaatgaaagtgtaaaattataaaaaaattataagtaatataattaagtaatgaaaataaagttataaaaagataaaattaaaatttatttttatgtatcgtttttttgttctaatattttcattctatttaaatcctaatattttaaaatcgtccaaTTTTATCGTGCTAATGGATTCTTATTAACAcccaattttaaaatgttaaaaatttaaatatgaggATTAAAATGTTAGACACAATTTTATAACTTACCCTGGCATAAAACCGATACTTTACATTACTCTTTAATAGACCAACGTGATCATCTGGTAAAAAAAGAGGGCATTTGCACCGTCAGGCCCAAAAAACCCCATTGAAAAACCCAAGTGCTGATCCATTACTTCAACGACTCGGCAGCTGAGACGTGAAACGGTTTGGAGAAAAATGAAGGCGGAGAAGGGAGTTGAATCGGTGCTGCAGCATCAGCTAAGCCAACAAGAATCAGAAGCCTTATCGCGACTTCAATCTCTTCCTTCAATAAGCCCCGGCGATAGCAGCACCTTCTACGAACACTTCATCCTCCGAGGCATCCGCGTTGACCGAGTACAACCCGGTCTCGTTTCTTGCTCCTTCAAAGTCCCCCCTCGCCTCACTGTAACTAACTTCCACACCCTTAATCatcacttttcttcttcttcttgttattattactttctttcttgtttgatcgtactttttttatttaaaaaaaggtaAAGTCCTCACCGTTTGGGGAATCTTATTTTGGTTCGTAACATTTCAatcgttttattttattctaaaatgtttaaaatgaaATTTATCCTACCGTCAAAttctttactaacaattaacaGGATCGATGTacttgttaataaaatttttattaaagttagTTTGCTCAACCCTTTTTCTTCCTTTACCTTTTTAACAAAcccaaataatatttttttactcttttttttttattctctcaTTTATACTATTAGTTCTTCAAGAGGAGTTTGAGGAACAAGAAGAATGGAGTAGAAAAATAGTTTCAACTTATTGAAAAGGTGAAGATGGGCGAGGAAAATTAAGTAATTGTAGTTTTAACAAAAACATTATTGATAGTATATCAATTTCGTTAAGTGTTAGCGAAGGATTTGATGGTGGGATAATATTAATGGcattaaatattttagaataaaaataggATGATTAAAACGTTAGGGATCAAAGTAGGAttcactttaaattttagagactaaaataatattttacccttttaaaagatttgtaaTGTTGCTCAAGCCCTATCTTaatcttttattagtttttatgaagtGAGTCCTTTTATATTTGGATTTTAAAGTATATTGTTACTTGATAATCGTTAATAGTGTTCAATGCTTAGTGCCTATGCAATAATCACACATGAAGAGTACCTGATTGTGCATTCTACCGTAAGATTAGAGTTAGAATTTATGAGTACCGGAAATTGTTGATGCTATCTATCTTCACCTTTTcgtaagaacaaatatgaaaatTGGTATGGATTCCATTCTTTGAAATGATGCCTGGACACTCTTTTTTAAACATATAATTTGAATacctttttttacctttttggttttttaaaatactacatccacaacaaaattcagcctaatttgttataaatacatgtgttgtTTTActcattttcaatgtatattttatattcttacATGTATTTTATAGAATTGGCCAatttggtggctgatttttttGTGGACAAGTGGTATGTTGTTTTGCCGATACTTGAGTATTTTGTGATCTGTATGGATTGCTTCTGTTACAGGATGAGTCAGGTAAGTTGTGTAACTGCGCAATCGCGAATCTTGTTGATGAGGTGGGAGGAGCTGTGGTACATGTTGAGGGTCTCCCCATGAATGTTTCAGTAGACAtgtccatttcttttctttcaactGCTCGAGTTGATGTAAGTCTATAGCATCCTCTGTATTTATATGcctttgattcaattttgtGTAGTTCTTTGTTATGTTAATTTGCCAGTGTTGATATCGAAAGTGGCAGGAGATGGAGATTGAATTATATCTATCAAACCTTGTATTCTAGATGCATAATTAATTTTGCCCGCATTGTAAGGTGAAAATTGAGAATTAAAAGTTACTATGCAAAGCGGGGTGCTCAGAATATTATGGTGAGATATGATTGGATTTAAAAGTTTTGTATAAACTAGGAAATTGTTGATTCCATCTAATGGGATAAGGCTTTTTTGTTGTTGGTTTAAACAATGGAATTATAGTAACTGAATTCTATTTGGTTTC comes from the Arachis duranensis cultivar V14167 chromosome 7, aradu.V14167.gnm2.J7QH, whole genome shotgun sequence genome and includes:
- the LOC107458453 gene encoding uncharacterized protein LOC107458453: MKAEKGVESVLQHQLSQQESEALSRLQSLPSISPGDSSTFYEHFILRGIRVDRVQPGLVSCSFKVPPRLTDESGKLCNCAIANLVDEVGGAVVHVEGLPMNVSVDMSISFLSTARVDDELEITSKLLGRKGGYSGTIVLLKNKATGELIAEGRHSLFGRHNSKM